In Ictalurus furcatus strain D&B chromosome 20, Billie_1.0, whole genome shotgun sequence, the DNA window GGCCGAAGAGGGGGACGACGCAAGCGTCCGTGgtaggatacacacacacacacacacacacactctacacacactttctcttctgttctgttccatagtctgttcttttgttctctgtcgtcttgtttaaatgcatatgctgacaagtttgtgttgttaacatgttgagaaaataaagacagtcgactgttgggaaaatgtttgttttatggggtgtgtgtgtgtgtgagagagagagagagagagagagagagagagagagattttgtgttgaaaatgactgAAAGGTTCTGcgtgtgttattgtacccatgACAGGATTGGGATATGCTGCTTTATCCTGAACCCAGgtttttatatgatataaacagaacagacaaggaaaggtgtgacttacagttctccatgtggtctgagattcaggattttcccttcattttaatccaaTCTGAAGTACTTCCTACTTTCATCGTcgtctcattggatactttattactcttccTCAAGTCGTTATTGACATGATTACTATTACTCATACTTGAGTCAATATTTTTAGAAGTAATTTTACTTGTACTCGagtaaaagtgttcatttcatctatttatggagacttttgggacagcGTTTTGACCATGAAAATACCAAGTGTACAAGAACAAACAATACAGTTTGCAACACACAGGTGTTAGACACAGAAATAAAGCCTTAAGAGCTAATCACTCACTCATCTCCCTTCAGGACACCGGTTCCCTCTGGGTCGAAGATCTTGAAAGCGTTCAGAATGTTCTCCTCCGGGTCAGTACCTGAGAAGTCCTTGTTAGTTAGACTAGATCATCTCGGATGAGGTTTATCATCGTGTCATTGATGTAACTGAAGCTGGAGTGTACCTTTGAGCTTCTCGCCAAACATGCAGAGGAACACTGTGAAGTTGATGGGACCTGAGGCTTCCTTTAGCATCTCATCAAGCTCATCACTCCCTACATTCAGACGacctggaaacacacacacacacacacacacgtggaaAAATATTGTGCACAGAAACATACAGTCATACAGAATGCTCATTTCATGTATGTTGTGTTTCTTATGATCGAGAATCTTAGCTCAACATCTTATGAGGCAACTTGAGTATTGGGCTGTTCCATTTCATTCCTGGGGTGCCATTTAGTCCTTGTAACTTTATTTAAGCACTTTACAACAATGAATCGAatgcatttaatcattttaaatgtggTAACCCATGTTAGTGGTTAggacgtttgcctcacacctccagggttgggggttcaaatctcgCCTCCACcatgtgtgcatggagtttgcatgctatCTTCATGCTTTGATggtttcctcggggtactccggtttcctcccccagtccaaagacatacagtgtaggctgatgggcattttcaaactgtccatagtgtgtgaatgtgtgtgcgaatttgccctgtgatgggttgctaggttgtcccccaccttgttccACGAGTTCCCTGGAACCGACTCCAGACTGGAAAGCGGTAcggagaatggatggatggacaaactGTAATTAACTATCATCCATGCTAATGGCATTGATTTACTTTatgttttttcaaaattaataaTTTGCTTTCAATCTATAATATGGGTAACAGAGTTACAGATgatacaacttcctgtttaacaTGTGacatatttccatccatccattctgtaccgcttgtcctaccgcttatcctgccgggggacaccctggatggggtgccaacccaccacagggcacaatcgcacacacattcacacactacggacaatttagagatgccgatcagcctacgacgcatgtatttggactgtgagaggaaaccggagtacccggaggaaacccccgtaaCACAGGgttctgtgcacacagggtggaggtgggaatagAACCCCCAaccaaggcaaatgtgctaaccccTAAGCCACCGTACCCCCTCCAAATATTTCACAGGGTTCAACGTTTTAACATTGTAACAAGAGTGAATGTTTTGGGACTAAAATCTAAAATTTTCCTAACCTATAATCTTCAAGTCATGGAAGAGGACGGTTCAAGCATAACCTGTTTaatggattcacacattaacatgaaaataatatgatttttcgaagtattttaatgattatatttcaggTTAGAGTGTAGTTATAGTGGTTTGGGACAGGCACAAATGCCATTTCATAAATTCTTCAGAGGTTTTATTAAcgttttacattatttatctaAAGCGAGCCCATatgtttcaaatatttaaaatctcTTTTAACTTCCATAAacgtttgtaaatgtaatatgagTGGGACACAAATGGCACCCCAATGCTGGATTCACCCATTGGAATTGTTACTTGAGAAACAGACAGTGTTTACCTACAGCGGCGAAAGTGTCTCTGAGATCATTCTTGTCAATGAATCCGTCTCTGTTCTGGTCCATAATGGTGAATGCCTGCAGGCATTTACAACATGCTAACTCAAGATACATCATCCTCTCTCTATATATCAAAGAAATGTGCTACGACTAATGTCTTAAGAGTCCATCCATCATGTGCACTGTAAATTACTGTGATTATAGCCTATGTCTGGTCTCAGCCAAGGAATCGGCTGTTAAGCTGAAAGCTCCTGTGAGTTATGACTTGTATTGTTTTGAAATATCATATATCATACAGTGCGTGTTGGGATAAATGAGGAAACGGCTCTTGCCTCTTTGAATTCCTGAATCTGAGACTGCTCGAACATGGTGAACACATTGGAGCTGGCTGACTCCTTCTTCTTGGCCTTTTTGGGTGACTGAAGAACATCAGCAGAGATTATTAAAAGCATCACAGTATCCCAAATGAAACATATGATTCGAATTTTCTTATTCACATCCTTGTAAATAAATCATAACACATGTTGattcttcatatatatattacacttgTATTATGTTCTATGCTATAACCTTAAAGCATCAGGTTAGAAATACCAGGCCTCATTTATTAACCTAAATGCAAACTAGTTTATTCGTAAATCATTCGTAGGACCATTAATTACCAAGTAATTTGGCGTTCAAGACTTACTAACAATGGATATACAGATTACATTGTCATGTGTAACCCTTTCATGTGTAGTGACAGTCAATTtaagtctattttttttatattttaggaaaatataataTGTAAAGGACCTTCAAATCACTTTAGAACATTATTACTAGATATAACTTCCTACATAAAAAGtttaagcatatatatatatatatatatatatatatatatatatatatatatatatttgccaGATTAAACTAAAAACTAGTGTTTTTTTGGAAGGGGGATGGGggatttatcattttattgcgCCATGCAACAGTGCTAAACTATGTAAATGTTGTATGTACACAAATTATGCTTTCtaacaccatccatccatccatcttctataccacttatccttttcaggggtcacggggaacctggagcctatcccagggagcatggggagCAGGatgcaccctggacagggtgccagtccattgcagggcacattcacatacacactcacacacccattcatacactacggacactttggacatgccaatcagcctaccatgcatgtctttggactgggggaggaaaccggagtacccggaggaaacccccgcagcacggggagaacatgcaaactccgcacacacagggtcacggtgggtgAATGTGCTattcactaagccaccgtgcgccctgctTTCGAacacttttttctttacataGCATTACATATTTTAGAGCTGAATCTAAAAAATGTTAGACATTGGAATATACATAGaatcaaaattcaaatattcaAAGAATCGAAATTCAAATATCATGCAGttttatgtaaaaaattaaTCATCTAAAGAAACTGGATACGTGTTTAAGTCATTTATGCATGAACGGGTTAAATAGCTTATTTGCTTCGCAAAGGTTGTGAAgggtttttgaaaaatgtcatttcatatTAAACTTCAAACAAAGCAAGTCAAAACAAACCCATAACAATACTAGTTATACGATTTGGATAAAAGAAATGACGTCATATAAAAGCAGGATGAGAAGTGCGTCTCTATGGTAGCCAAAGCCgcgttactggaagatttagcactTAGGAGTTTACTTTAGTAAATCTGGCAGGAACTTTAACTTCAGTTTGGCCTATGAACctatttacacacagctttaCTAGAAGATTGATAAAGGAAGCTCAAGTCTTTAACATAATAAGAGAGAATTTACCATTTACCCACATATCATAAAAATGATAGGGATTTAAACAAATAAGGCAATAGGGTTGGATTTCATTCTATTTAATATGTCTAAAAACGTATAAACGGAAATCCCACCCCAACCTTACCgtaaacatttgtatttttttaaagactaaacttttttttagatttctCACATTTCATATCTCAGCATGTTTTCATATTCTGTCAAACAAACCTGATCTCACACAAAGTACGTAATATTCAGGACAATTTCATTTGGAATTCATTTGAATGAAGTCATACGAAAGGATGTAACATCTAACCCAAACCATAACCCTTACCCTTAAGCTTAGTGACGTTTCATGACTTTCTTTTTATGGCTTTCCAAGCATGACACCATGTTGTGTCTTAAACATGATTCATAAACAAAATCACAGCATTGATTTATGCTCAGAAATGATCTTAACATCCTGAAATTCATCATCCAACATGCAATTGACCTTGGTACAGTTATTGTCCACAATCCTCTGCATGCATCAGTAACATTAATTACTTTCCTGCTCATCTATCActattaaatcattaataaaaCCAGGACGTGAATGATATCCTACCATTGTGACGGAGGTTGAGATCCTGCAGGTACGAAGTTAAAGTCTGGGGAGATGATAGAATCCCAGCGCAACTGTTTTATATACGAAATGTGCAGTGGCCAGGCATACCTGCTCTAAATTTAGACAATAGAGGCTAGCTTGGAAATATGCAGTAACTAACAACCCTTGCGAGGTATGCAGACCATGTGCAACTCTTTGGCTTCTTTAAAGAGGGAGATGTGAACATGATCGAGTCCTGCTCTGCCATTATCACAGGTGCTACTACAGTTAGATGGCAAGACCTCATAGAGTGGGGTCAGGACAGTTGATATGAACCTCTATTCTCTGTAGTATTCATGTTCTGGTGTAAATAGCAACAGTTTAGCAAGAAAAACCATCAGTCTCAATACAAAGCACCCATCATGGCAAAACAGTAGGTACTAGCTACTATGTAAATGTGGCTAATTGCTAAAGCCTGCACACAGATTTCAAGATAGAGTtagtgtttgtttggtttttcttGCTTAAGAGCTCAATGACTATAAAAGATCGATGTCaccattttaaaaagcaaaattaaGCTAGAGATGCTAATTATGTGTGCTGTGTAGTGTATTGAGTTGTGTGTTCACTCAGGAATAAGCACTGTTTGGCCACTCTCGAGATTAACTCTGGATTAGTATTTGGTTGGCCGGTTCCATGTTGACTTTGCAGGTCCTTTCATGGGCACTACATTTCTGGTTGTTGTTGATGCGTGTTCAAAGTGGCCAGAAGTGTTCAGTATGACCTCCACAACCACTGTGACCGTTCTGAGAGAACTTTTCGCAAGGACTGGTGTACAGAACAGCTGGTGAGTGACACTGGTCCCCAGTTTACATCTGAGGAGTTCCAGATTTTCCTAAGCGACAATGGAATCAAGCACGTGACCTCAGTGCCCTTCCACCCAGCTACAAATGGCTTAGCCGTGAGATTTGTGCAACGCTTGAAGAATGCGCTGCGGACCATGACCGACGAAAGGATCGCGCTAAACCCGAAGCTTCACCGTTTCTTATTTGAATATCGAAACGCAACTCATCAACTCACCACAAATCAAACACCTGCCATGTTGTTTCTTGGGAGACCCTTACGTTCCAGGCTGGATTTGCTGAAACCCCATTCGAGGAGAACCGTACACGACAAACAATCACCAGGAGGATGGAAAACGAGAGAGTTGGAAATTGGAAAGAGTGTGCTTGGTAGAGGTTACAGAGGAGATCACAAATGGACACCTGCAAAGGTCAAAGAAAGAATAGGACCACTCTCATAAACAGTTATGATTGCACCAGATACTATCTGGAGACCACACATTGATCAGTTGAGAAGATCAAATGTTCCTCTGGATGGTGTTCCCGTGAGTGCTCCATTCACCACTACTGTCACTGCTACTCGTGGAAGTGGTACAATAACAGCTCAAGATGGCACTGTGCCTTCCAGTGAAGCACCACAAACATCCATTCCAGCTTGTTAAGAGAAGTCTAACCTTACCCGTGTACAGAAACACCAAACTGtcagagagggggaaaaaagaggaaattttttttaaagttgttcaAAGTCCTTGTTTGTTTGGGATTTTCTTATCTACGGTGGGAGGAAGTGCAGTGTATTGAGTTGTATGTAAACTCAGGAATAAGCATTGTTTGGCCACTCTAGAGATTAACTCTGGGTTAATATTTGGTTGGATAGTTCATTGTCCACAAAACCTACGTTCACAGAATTTGGTCATTCTCTTTGCGGAGTAAAACCCAAAGAAGAACTGCCCACTGTTGTCCTGACTCTTATCCGTCTTAATCGAACTGtatcaaaaacacaacatgctgtcattatttttaaagtgaTACTGCGTTCAAATAATACTGAACCTACAAATCTCACCATGGCAGACGGCAAAATTGACCTATGAATCCGTTAGCGCACTGGCTAGCCTACTATGTTAAAAGCCCAATCAAATTGACTGGCTCATTAACGTCAGACTTTTGATGTTCATCTTTCACTGGTTAACTTTGCATATCATACCTGCTTTTTTTGGACATACATAGTCTTTAGTTTAAGATTtcttgagacacacacacacacacacacacacacatatatatatatatatatatatatatatatatatatatatatatatatatatatataaaacaacattaacaacaaaaacaacatgaatCTGAtgctttttgtaattttgttaaaacatgtacatgtacacCAGTGCTCCTTAAGGACCTATTATGCaccttaaatacattttttaaggtATCGAAGAATACAGGTGTCATGCTAACTGTTCTTCACGAGCTGTTATTCATTGTCAGGCCTGTTAGCATAGTTCGGATGAATCATCTACTCAATAAACATACGGCATCACGAGTCACGGGGTGTTGCCAGTGCATGACATGACTATGTGTGTTTGCAAGGGCCAAGAGTTATTCTCATCTTTACTGCATGGGATAATTCACCATATTGACACACACTGTATGATACCATATTTATTTAgatgataagataagataagataagatggaCCTTTATCGATCCCTCGTAGGGGAAATTCACATTAACACACCAGCACGATTAGGACGAGTACCATCGAAGGAAGAAAATGATTTCCATAAATACCTATACTTGAAATAATAGAAACagtaaaacagtgtgtgtgtgtgtgtgtacatatgctAGAGTTCTATTT includes these proteins:
- the LOC128624080 gene encoding myosin regulatory light chain 2B, cardiac muscle isoform, producing MSPKKAKKKESASSNVFTMFEQSQIQEFKEAFTIMDQNRDGFIDKNDLRDTFAAVGRLNVGSDELDEMLKEASGPINFTVFLCMFGEKLKGTDPEENILNAFKIFDPEGTGVLKGDEIKYYLMSQADKFTETEMAQMLQMFPLDVSGNLDYKNLCYVITHGEEKEQE